The following proteins are encoded in a genomic region of Drosophila bipectinata strain 14024-0381.07 chromosome XL, DbipHiC1v2, whole genome shotgun sequence:
- the LOC108124034 gene encoding ESX-1 secretion-associated protein EspK, with the protein MAGYPSSIHCLLLLFLHVASGQFLHGPAPPRPQRSLFGPPPHAIGPIHGPWSGPSFGFGHLPPSSSPHVTKDELLALLSAWKDVERPTTPAPEPEEEPEPETTPAPPPPPPPPEEDEDEPEPEAPAAPAPPLGPPPGVPVTVSLPALVPIQLAAMWQQPGPGAAPGGLGNLGLAGLGIGGGIALNNLGGGGVAAAGAAAAAGGGGAAAAGAAAATARSGRSRARARIGGRAPSAIRFPVANPRSFASGNYVAPRPRYYRDTDSMRLDVMSAPPQYPMANLPGPVQLVNAYWQ; encoded by the exons ATGGCTGGTTATCCGAGTAGCATCCACTGCCTCCTGCTCCTGTTCCTGCACGTGGCCAGCGGCCAGTTCCTTCACGGTCCCGCACCGCCACGACCACAGCGGTCGCTCTTCGGTCCGCCGCCCCATGCCATCGGTCCGATCCACGGACCCTGGAGCGGTCCCAGCTTCGGCTTCGGTCACCTGCCGCCCTCCTCCAGTCCGCACGTGACCAAGGACGAGCTACTGGCTCTGCTCTCCGCCTGGAAGGATGTGGAAAGGCCCACAACGCCGGCTCCCGAGCCGGAGGAAGAACCAGAGCCAGAGACTACACCGGctccgccaccaccaccaccaccgccagaggaggacgaggatgaGCCCGAGCCAGAGGCACCAGCTGCTCCGGCACCACCACTTGGCCCGCCGCCCGGTGTCCCGGTCACCGTTTCTCTGCCCGCTCTCGTGCCCATCCAGCTGGCGGCCATGTGGCAGCAGCCGGGTCCCGGCGCAGCGCCCGGAGGACTCGGTAACTTGGGCCTGGCCGGCTTGGGCATCGGCGGAGGCATTGCTCTGAACAATCTGGGCGGAGGCGGAGTAGCAGCTGCCGGagccgcagccgcagcagGTGGTGGAGGAGCAGCGGCAGCCGGAGCAGCAGCTGCCACTGCCCGTTCCGGTCGTTCGCGGGCCAGGGCAAGGATCGGAGGACGCGCCCCGTCCGCCATCCGTTTTCCGGTGGCCAATCCTCGCAGCTTTGCATCGGGCAACTATGTGGCTCCCAGACCTCGCTACTACCGCGACACGGACTCCATGCG CCTGGATGTGATGTCGGCTCCTCCCCAGTATCCGATGGCCAATCTTCCGGGTCCCGTGCAGCTGGTGAACGCCTACTGGCAGTGA